In a single window of the Acyrthosiphon pisum isolate AL4f chromosome X, pea_aphid_22Mar2018_4r6ur, whole genome shotgun sequence genome:
- the LOC100574513 gene encoding CCR4-NOT transcription complex subunit 2-like isoform X2: MVRSKKKSSSNKSSRNMHPSQFNNPRRNGNNLGEHTPDMNMHTHNMMPNAMTQNTANMSKQDHNTMPNLVTQNIPNFNRQNLNMMLNSVSQNTPNMNKQDNNMVPNLVAQSLANLNRQNLNIILNGMTHNTANMNKQDHNMMPNHVTQSIANMNKQNLNMMQNPVTQSIANFNRQTHNMIPNAETQLPQWHSQITMSDILNNYVDGPNSSNSLFTSGCDLSPQSNFHPTFDCIQINSKNGINSLIEQSNFPLINEQDLSDNGPRNNTGSQYSNTVPVGRPYVKVMKTSNSDTSEFKMLNKDFPALPGTQVKIQDAANTPSTMIDSNQQWSSNTTVGSKLFNKPNMDQFIDNNSCGINLDTDFHMNGSTVPKPGVQTSLDDGKVTNIPSSMLRDQFGIIGQLVTMRTAEYDPKLVALTFGQDLTSLGMNLNSPENIYPTFAGPFENSPLEPHNIEFDVPSEYKIHHKIKNKLAPIKFSEYQEDLLFYLFYTHFGDGIQMAVASELRTRGWRYHTGQHIWITPVCRSSTSEINGKFERGTFYVFDVALWRKVPRELMLDHTMLDGCVANASFI, encoded by the exons ATGGttagatcaaaaaaaaaatcatcgtctAATAAATCGTCAAGGAATATGCATCCATCGCAGTTCAATAATCCTAGAAGAAATGGCAATAATTTAGGTGAGCATACACCAGATATGAATATGCATACTCATAATATGATGCCAAATGCTATGACACAGAATACAGCAAACATGAGTAAACAAGACCATAACACTATGCCAAATCTTGTGACACAGAATATACCAAATTTCAATAGACAAAATCTTAATATGATGCTTAATTCTGTGTCACAGAATACACCAAACATGAATAAACAGGACAATAACATGGTGCCAAATCTTGTGGCACAAAGTTTAGCAAATTTGAATAGACAAaaccttaatattatactaaatggCATGACACATAATACAGCAAACATGAATAAGCAAGACCATAACATGATGCCAAATCATGTGACCCAGAGCATAGCGAACATGAATAAACAAAACTTAAACATGATGCAAAATCCTGTGACACAGAGTATAGCAAATTTCAATAGGCAAACCCATAATATGATACCAAATGCTGAGACACAATTGCCACAAtg gCATTCTCAAATAACAATGAGCGACATATTGAATAACTATGTTGATGGTCCAAATTCAAGTAACAGCCTGTTCACATCTGGTTGTGATTTGTCCCCACAATCCAATTTTCATCCGACATTTGACTGCATTCAAATCAACAGCAAAAATGGTATAAATTCTCTTATAGAGCAATCTAACTTTCCTCTCATTAATGAACAAGATTTATCTGACAATGGACCAAGAAATAATACTGGTAGCCAATATTCTAACACTGTGCCCGTTGGGAGACCTTATG TCAAAGTGATGAAAACTTCAAATTCAGATACAAGTGAATTCAAAATGCTGAATAAAGATTTTCCAGCATTACCTGGTACTCAAGTAAAAATACAAGATGCCGCTAATACTCCGTCTACTATGATAGATTCAAATCAGCAGTGGAGTAGTAATACAACTGTTGGatctaaattattcaataagcCTAATATGGatcaatttattgataataattcatGCGGAATCAATTTAGATACAGACTTTCATATGAATGGTAGTACTGTACCAAAACCTGGAGTTCAAACATCGCTTGATGACG gTAAAGTTACTAATATACCTAGCAGTATGCTACGTGATCAATTTGGAATTATTGGACAACTCGTTACTATGAGAACGGCTGAATATGATCCTAAATTGGTAGCATTGACTTTTGGACAAGATTTGACAAGCCTTGGTATGAATTTGAATTCTCCTGAAAACATTTACCCAACATTTGCAGGTCCATTTGAAAATTCTCCACTGGAGCCGCATAACATTGAATTTGATGTACCTTCTGAATATAAGATTCATCACAAAAtcaa aAATAAGTTAGCTCCAATCAAGTTCTCCGAGTATCAGGAAGATTTATTGTTCTAtcttttttatactcattttggTGATGGAATACAGATGGCTGTTGCTAGTGAACT GCGTACACGAGGTTGGCGTTACCATACAGGACAACATATATGGATAACTCCTGTGTGTAGATCTAGTACGTCTGAAATAAATGGTAAATTTGAACGTGGCACATTTTATGTGTTTGATGTAGCATTGTGGCGCAAAGTACCAAGAGAATTAATGCTTGACCACACTATGTTGGATGGATGTGTTGCAAATGCTTCTTTCATATGA
- the LOC100574513 gene encoding CCR4-NOT transcription complex subunit 2-like isoform X1, with protein sequence MVRSKKKSSSNKSSRNMHPSQFNNPRRNGNNLGEHTPDMNMHTHNMMPNAMTQNTANMSKQDHNTMPNLVTQNIPNFNRQNLNMMLNSVSQNTPNMNKQDNNMVPNLVAQSLANLNRQNLNIILNGMTHNTANMNKQDHNMMPNHVTQSIANMNKQNLNMMQNPVTQSIANFNRQTHNMIPNAETQLPQWHSQITMSDILNNYVDGPNSSNSLFTSGCDLSPQSNFHPTFDCIQINSKNGINSLIEQSNFPLINEQDLSDNGPRNNTGSQYSNTVPVGRPYGKHSLFKKYDHYFSFKVMKTSNSDTSEFKMLNKDFPALPGTQVKIQDAANTPSTMIDSNQQWSSNTTVGSKLFNKPNMDQFIDNNSCGINLDTDFHMNGSTVPKPGVQTSLDDGKVTNIPSSMLRDQFGIIGQLVTMRTAEYDPKLVALTFGQDLTSLGMNLNSPENIYPTFAGPFENSPLEPHNIEFDVPSEYKIHHKIKNKLAPIKFSEYQEDLLFYLFYTHFGDGIQMAVASELRTRGWRYHTGQHIWITPVCRSSTSEINGKFERGTFYVFDVALWRKVPRELMLDHTMLDGCVANASFI encoded by the exons ATGGttagatcaaaaaaaaaatcatcgtctAATAAATCGTCAAGGAATATGCATCCATCGCAGTTCAATAATCCTAGAAGAAATGGCAATAATTTAGGTGAGCATACACCAGATATGAATATGCATACTCATAATATGATGCCAAATGCTATGACACAGAATACAGCAAACATGAGTAAACAAGACCATAACACTATGCCAAATCTTGTGACACAGAATATACCAAATTTCAATAGACAAAATCTTAATATGATGCTTAATTCTGTGTCACAGAATACACCAAACATGAATAAACAGGACAATAACATGGTGCCAAATCTTGTGGCACAAAGTTTAGCAAATTTGAATAGACAAaaccttaatattatactaaatggCATGACACATAATACAGCAAACATGAATAAGCAAGACCATAACATGATGCCAAATCATGTGACCCAGAGCATAGCGAACATGAATAAACAAAACTTAAACATGATGCAAAATCCTGTGACACAGAGTATAGCAAATTTCAATAGGCAAACCCATAATATGATACCAAATGCTGAGACACAATTGCCACAAtg gCATTCTCAAATAACAATGAGCGACATATTGAATAACTATGTTGATGGTCCAAATTCAAGTAACAGCCTGTTCACATCTGGTTGTGATTTGTCCCCACAATCCAATTTTCATCCGACATTTGACTGCATTCAAATCAACAGCAAAAATGGTATAAATTCTCTTATAGAGCAATCTAACTTTCCTCTCATTAATGAACAAGATTTATCTGACAATGGACCAAGAAATAATACTGGTAGCCAATATTCTAACACTGTGCCCGTTGGGAGACCTTATGGTAAACATTCACTgttcaaaaaatatgatcatTACTTTAGTT TCAAAGTGATGAAAACTTCAAATTCAGATACAAGTGAATTCAAAATGCTGAATAAAGATTTTCCAGCATTACCTGGTACTCAAGTAAAAATACAAGATGCCGCTAATACTCCGTCTACTATGATAGATTCAAATCAGCAGTGGAGTAGTAATACAACTGTTGGatctaaattattcaataagcCTAATATGGatcaatttattgataataattcatGCGGAATCAATTTAGATACAGACTTTCATATGAATGGTAGTACTGTACCAAAACCTGGAGTTCAAACATCGCTTGATGACG gTAAAGTTACTAATATACCTAGCAGTATGCTACGTGATCAATTTGGAATTATTGGACAACTCGTTACTATGAGAACGGCTGAATATGATCCTAAATTGGTAGCATTGACTTTTGGACAAGATTTGACAAGCCTTGGTATGAATTTGAATTCTCCTGAAAACATTTACCCAACATTTGCAGGTCCATTTGAAAATTCTCCACTGGAGCCGCATAACATTGAATTTGATGTACCTTCTGAATATAAGATTCATCACAAAAtcaa aAATAAGTTAGCTCCAATCAAGTTCTCCGAGTATCAGGAAGATTTATTGTTCTAtcttttttatactcattttggTGATGGAATACAGATGGCTGTTGCTAGTGAACT GCGTACACGAGGTTGGCGTTACCATACAGGACAACATATATGGATAACTCCTGTGTGTAGATCTAGTACGTCTGAAATAAATGGTAAATTTGAACGTGGCACATTTTATGTGTTTGATGTAGCATTGTGGCGCAAAGTACCAAGAGAATTAATGCTTGACCACACTATGTTGGATGGATGTGTTGCAAATGCTTCTTTCATATGA